The Candidatus Manganitrophaceae bacterium DNA segment TCATATCCCAGGGAGCCATAAATTGCCCTTTTTTCACATTAACCACCCGCCCGGTCTTCCCTGCAGCAAGGAGTAGATCGGTTTGTCGGCATAAAAATGCTGGGATCTGAAGGATGTCCAGAACTTCCGCCGCCACAGTCGCCTCCTCAGCGGTATGGACATCTGAAAGAACGGGAATGCCGATTTCTGATTTGACCTTTTGGAGGATCTTGAGACCCTGATCCATGCCGATACCTCGAAAAGATGAAAAAGCACTTCTATTGGCCTTGTCGTAAGACGACTTGTAGATATAGGGCATCCGGTGAAGTTTCGCAATCCGGGCAATGGCTTCCGCCGTCTTTAATGCCAGATCTTCATCTTCGATCACGCAGGGGCCCGCAATAAGGAAGAACGGCCCATCTCCTAGATTTATTTCACCAACACCGAACGCGTTCGTCATTTTTTCCTTTCATTGTTCCGTCGGGTCTTTTTGACGGCCGTTTTATTTGAATGACGTTGAATAAGAAATTGATTTGCCGCCTTGATAAAAGACTTAAAAAGAGGGTGAGGGGCATCGGGACGCGATTTGAATTCAGGATGAAATTGGACTGCGACAAACCAGGGATGGTTTGGAAGTTCAAGTATTTCGACTAGCTTTCCGTCCGGCGAGAGACCTCCAAAAACCATCCCGCCCTTTTCCATCTGATCGCGATATAGATTATTGAACTCATATCTATGCCGATGCCTTTCCGAGATGGCTCTTTCCCGGTATATCCCATAGGCGCGGGTCCTTTTTTGTATATGACACAGATAGGCACCCAGGCGCATTGTCGCCCCTTTATCCACCAGATGACGCTGTTCCGGAAGTAAGTCGATCACGGGATGGGGTGTCTTAGGATTAAATTCAGCACTACTCGCATTTTTCAAACCCACAACATTGCGGGCAAATTCGATAACAGCACATTGCATTCCGAGGCAGATTCCAAA contains these protein-coding regions:
- a CDS encoding 3-deoxy-8-phosphooctulonate synthase; translation: MTNAFGVGEINLGDGPFFLIAGPCVIEDEDLALKTAEAIARIAKLHRMPYIYKSSYDKANRSAFSSFRGIGMDQGLKILQKVKSEIGIPVLSDVHTAEEATVAAEVLDILQIPAFLCRQTDLLLAAGKTGRVVNVKKGQFMAPWDMINVVEKLESIGHKKIMLTERGSTFGYNNLVSDMRSLVIMRESGYPVIFDGTHSVQLPGGGGKVSSGQREFVAPLSRSAVATGCDGLFLEVHPRPDTAPSDGPNMVDYSELNIVLKDVRRILDALIEP